Within Caproicibacterium argilliputei, the genomic segment ATGAAGCGATATAGCCGAAGCTGTTTTCGCCGGTCTGGATGCCGTAATACTGGCAGACGGCATAAGAAACACTCTCGGCCTCCACTTCCTCGGTATTCCGGTCTTTTGGTTTGGGCGGTTCGGCGGTTTCGTCGCCCTGCGCGGCAGCAAGGCGGGCCTGCTCATAGCTTCCACCCCACGAAACCGCTGGTTTCGCGGGGACCCCGGAATGCAGCGTGGCGTGAGTGATTTCGTGGACGGCTGCGGAGACGGTCTGCACCTCGCTCATGCCGGACCGGATAGCGATACGCTGATTTGTCACGCTGAAATAGCCGTCCGTATTCGGCTCCATCGCTTCAAAAGCAAGCGGGACGGGGGACGAACGCCGCAGCGCCTCCACGAAAATCTCATATTGCTTCACGTTCCCCATGAGATCATTTGCAAGCGTCGGTAGCGGCTTTCCCTCGGTCTGGGACACGTCAAAGACCGATACCACCTTGTACATGGGGATTTTGATTTCCTTTTCCTCCATAATGACCTTACCGTCCGTATCCAGCATAGGAGCCTTGGTATCCGGGTCGAGCTTTTCTTCCTCGATTTTCTTTTTGAACGGCGTGGGCGCGATGATTTTGATGCCTTTTTCGCCCCGCATAACGTTCCGGCTGAACTGATCGCGCCATTTGTTGAACCCGGCAACGAGGGTGGCGTCCGGCTTCTGCATGTAAATCAGCATGGTATTGTTGCCGGAATATCGGTGAAACCGGGACATGGTTTGGAGGTACTGCGCGTATCGGTCGCTCTGGAACAGATTTTGGATGCCCTGTTCGATGCTGTCGGTGATTTCTTTCAGCCGTTCCTTGTTTTTTTCGGCCATATAGTGCTCCTTTCGCAGATCATAAAATTGAAAAAAGCGCGCCCCCGCACAGGCCGGGATAAACCCATGTGGGAGCGCGCTCATTATTTGTCTTCGGAGCGTATGCTCCTGCTGGGAGGGCGTATTTTCGCTGCTTTAGCCCGCAAACTGTCGGCTTCGCGCCGTCGGTCGCTGTACGGTTCCCGGACGGAAACACAGCGTTTGGGGACGAGATAGCTGACGGCCCCGCGATGCTCTGGGCGCTCCGGTTTCACTTTGTCGGGGTATTTTTCGGAGAGCCGTTTGAGCTTTTGCATGAGTTTCTTATTATGCGTGTAAACGCTGGCCGTCGTTTCTTCCTCGTTATAGCAGATGATCGTCTCCCGCTCATATTTCGTAAGTTTCATGATCCGCCCCGCTTTT encodes:
- a CDS encoding immunoglobulin, whose product is MKLTKYERETIICYNEEETTASVYTHNKKLMQKLKRLSEKYPDKVKPERPEHRGAVSYLVPKRCVSVREPYSDRRREADSLRAKAAKIRPPSRSIRSEDK